The following are encoded together in the Pleurocapsa sp. FMAR1 genome:
- a CDS encoding DUF4336 domain-containing protein, whose amino-acid sequence MYKEDEITVSQKLPRQPKNSQDHRWRFWATVPIYPYSKRRTIRKEILKDTIWTFDQLQGIFYVVVPIRMTIIKLKSGGLLVYAPVAPTPECIRLVQELVAHHGDVKYIILPTISGLEHKYVVGPFARKFPQATVYVAPKQWSFPVDLPLSWLGFPGKRTKVLPQDSSQTPFSDEFDYAILGDIDLRLGQFAEVAFLHKRSQTLLVTDSIVSIPAKPPEIVEQDLYPLLFHARDSAIEAISDTQGNRLRGWHRICLFAMYFRSSVLDIPSIGKTVTDAVRSPNKSTQAYWGLYPFQWQVNWEEAFYTLRSDGRLLVAPILQTLILNRAPKETLAWADAIALWNFTQIIPCHFDAPISTTPQEFRQAFSFLESNIANSPRFPKADLQTLKNIDALLYKPGIIPPPKI is encoded by the coding sequence ATGTACAAAGAAGACGAAATTACAGTAAGCCAAAAGTTGCCTCGTCAACCAAAAAATTCTCAGGATCATCGTTGGCGATTTTGGGCGACCGTACCAATTTATCCTTACAGCAAACGGCGCACTATCCGCAAAGAAATACTCAAAGATACTATTTGGACTTTTGACCAACTCCAGGGCATTTTTTATGTTGTTGTCCCCATTCGGATGACCATCATTAAGCTAAAATCTGGCGGACTATTAGTATACGCACCTGTTGCACCTACCCCTGAATGTATTCGTTTAGTCCAAGAATTGGTGGCACACCATGGAGATGTCAAATATATTATTTTGCCGACCATTTCAGGTTTAGAACATAAATACGTTGTTGGTCCTTTTGCCCGTAAGTTTCCCCAGGCGACGGTATATGTTGCTCCTAAGCAATGGAGTTTTCCTGTCGATTTGCCCTTAAGCTGGCTGGGTTTTCCTGGTAAACGGACTAAGGTATTGCCCCAAGACAGTAGCCAAACTCCTTTTAGTGATGAATTTGATTACGCGATTTTAGGAGATATTGATTTAAGGTTGGGTCAATTTGCCGAAGTTGCTTTTTTACACAAGCGATCGCAGACTCTTTTAGTCACAGACTCGATTGTTTCTATCCCCGCAAAGCCTCCTGAAATTGTTGAGCAGGATCTTTATCCTTTGCTGTTTCACGCCAGAGACAGTGCAATTGAAGCAATATCCGATACTCAAGGCAATCGTCTTCGAGGTTGGCATAGAATCTGTTTATTTGCCATGTATTTTCGCTCTAGCGTCCTAGACATACCCAGTATAGGCAAAACAGTTACTGATGCGGTGCGATCGCCAAATAAGTCGACACAAGCATACTGGGGGCTGTATCCTTTTCAATGGCAGGTCAACTGGGAGGAAGCATTTTATACTTTACGTAGCGATGGACGTTTGCTAGTTGCGCCGATTTTACAGACGCTAATTCTTAATCGCGCTCCTAAAGAAACTTTAGCCTGGGCAGATGCGATCGCGCTTTGGAATTTTACCCAAATTATTCCCTGTCACTTTGATGCACCTATTAGCACAACTCCCCAAGAATTTCGCCAAGCATTTTCTTTTTTAGAATCCAATATTGCTAATTCTCCACGGTTTCCTAAGGCTGACCTACAAACCTTGAAAAATATTGATGCTTTACTATACAAACCAGGTATTATTCCCCCTCCTAAAATTTAG
- a CDS encoding TIGR03364 family FAD-dependent oxidoreductase, translating into MNTINQTDIIVVGAGIVGMAHALAAAKRGYKVTVFERNSYAVGASIRNFGMIWPIGQPQSKLRQRALKSREIWKQVAPKAGFHLNQCGSLHLAYREDELAVLQEFVKSEKDNSDVALLSPSEVTAKSHALKSDGLLGGLWSATEMIVDPREAVKKLPSLLNREYGIEFHFSTVVTNIEYSNLIAAGEKWKANKHIFVCSGADFETLYPDVYQKSNITKVKLQMMRTIPQPDNFRIGTSLCGGLTLTHYSAFNDCPSLPALKDRISIETPHFPEWGIHVMVSQNSAGELIIGDSHEHGLNPEPFDKAEINQYILDYLKTFVRVPSLEIAETWHGVYAKLPGKTEFIAHPESGVTIVNALSGAGMTLSFGLAEEVVTNLQESMNLVAVG; encoded by the coding sequence ATGAATACAATTAATCAGACAGATATTATTGTTGTTGGGGCGGGTATTGTGGGTATGGCTCACGCTCTAGCTGCTGCTAAACGAGGCTATAAAGTAACTGTGTTTGAGCGCAATTCCTATGCTGTAGGTGCGTCAATCCGTAACTTTGGCATGATTTGGCCCATAGGACAACCCCAAAGTAAACTGCGTCAAAGAGCCTTAAAATCCAGGGAAATTTGGAAACAAGTAGCACCAAAAGCTGGTTTTCATCTCAACCAATGTGGTTCGCTGCACCTTGCTTATCGAGAAGATGAACTAGCTGTTTTGCAAGAATTTGTTAAGAGTGAAAAAGATAATTCTGATGTTGCTTTACTTTCCCCTAGTGAAGTAACTGCTAAAAGCCATGCGTTAAAGAGTGATGGCTTGTTAGGTGGGTTGTGGAGTGCCACAGAAATGATTGTCGATCCCAGAGAGGCAGTAAAAAAATTACCTAGCTTATTAAATCGAGAATACGGCATTGAATTTCATTTTAGTACTGTAGTTACTAATATTGAATATTCCAACCTCATTGCAGCAGGGGAAAAATGGAAGGCAAACAAGCATATTTTTGTCTGTAGTGGTGCAGACTTTGAAACTTTATATCCAGATGTTTATCAGAAAAGCAATATTACTAAAGTTAAGCTACAGATGATGCGGACTATACCCCAACCAGATAATTTTCGGATTGGTACATCTCTTTGTGGCGGACTAACCTTAACTCATTACAGTGCATTTAATGATTGTCCTTCTTTACCTGCCTTAAAAGACCGAATTTCGATAGAAACACCTCACTTTCCAGAATGGGGCATTCACGTCATGGTGTCACAAAATTCAGCAGGTGAATTAATTATTGGTGATTCCCATGAACATGGATTGAATCCAGAACCTTTTGATAAAGCAGAAATAAATCAATATATCCTCGATTACCTTAAAACCTTTGTTCGCGTCCCCTCATTAGAAATTGCTGAGACTTGGCATGGAGTTTACGCTAAATTACCAGGAAAAACCGAATTTATCGCTCATCCAGAATCAGGAGTAACTATTGTTAATGCTCTTAGTGGTGCAGGTATGACTCTTTCTTTTGGATTAGCTGAAGAAGTAGTAACTAATTTGCAAGAATCTATGAACTTGGTGGCTGTTGGTTAA
- a CDS encoding AAA-like domain-containing protein, with protein MITIEEALHLVDNGINPERLNSVQELILTQCWSGKTYQEIADASGYDPDYIRVVGSRLWQLLSYSFGEKITKNNFRSILRQQVGRVEEKDSTKGYITALELPQTPIPLDSALYVQRPPIEEQAYEEIVKPGALIRIKAAKHMGKTSLVMRILAQAQSRGYHTVRLNFLQAEDSVISNLERLLRWFCANISLQLGVESRLNDYWDEDLGFKVSCTTYLQGYILSQLDSPLVVALDEVHHLFRYPQVAQEFLPLLRFWHEEANNVPIWQRFRLIVTYSTEICVFLNLNQSSFNVGLALKLSDFNWEQVQELAKRYGLDSINPPLLPEQLKSLREIVDGHPYLLNLAFCHLVTQNNDIEKLIAEATTDTGIYRGHLRSHLAALGKHPELATAYKQVVQSDEAVILNPIAAYELESIGLVKLKGNETTPLCELYRLYFRDRLQDIF; from the coding sequence ATGATAACCATTGAAGAAGCTTTGCATTTGGTCGATAATGGCATTAATCCTGAAAGGCTAAACTCTGTACAGGAGCTTATTTTAACTCAATGCTGGTCTGGCAAAACTTATCAAGAAATTGCTGATGCTTCAGGATACGATCCTGACTATATTAGAGTAGTTGGTTCTAGACTTTGGCAGCTTCTATCATACTCTTTTGGAGAAAAGATTACTAAAAATAACTTTCGCTCAATTTTACGACAGCAAGTTGGCAGAGTAGAAGAGAAAGACAGCACCAAAGGATATATTACAGCCTTAGAACTACCTCAAACTCCTATTCCTTTAGATTCTGCCTTATATGTTCAGCGTCCTCCCATAGAGGAGCAAGCTTATGAAGAAATTGTCAAACCAGGAGCCTTAATTAGAATTAAAGCTGCCAAACATATGGGAAAAACTTCTCTGGTGATGAGGATTCTAGCTCAGGCACAGTCTCGTGGTTATCATACCGTTAGATTAAATTTTTTACAGGCAGAAGATAGTGTAATTAGCAATTTAGAACGTTTATTGCGTTGGTTTTGTGCCAATATTAGCCTTCAGCTAGGTGTAGAATCCAGGCTCAACGATTACTGGGATGAGGATTTGGGTTTTAAAGTTAGCTGTACTACCTACCTACAGGGATATATTTTAAGTCAACTAGATAGCCCTTTGGTAGTTGCTTTAGATGAAGTTCACCATCTTTTTCGCTATCCTCAAGTTGCTCAGGAATTTCTGCCTTTATTACGCTTTTGGCACGAAGAGGCTAATAATGTGCCTATATGGCAAAGATTTCGCCTGATTGTTACCTATTCTACCGAAATTTGTGTTTTTCTTAATCTTAATCAATCATCCTTCAACGTTGGGTTGGCTCTTAAGCTGAGTGATTTTAATTGGGAACAAGTACAAGAATTAGCCAAACGCTACGGTTTAGATAGCATTAATCCTCCTTTACTTCCAGAACAACTTAAGTCTTTAAGAGAAATTGTGGATGGTCATCCTTATTTACTCAATTTGGCTTTTTGCCATTTGGTGACTCAAAATAACGATATAGAAAAACTAATTGCAGAAGCTACAACCGATACAGGAATCTATCGAGGTCATTTACGAAGTCATTTAGCTGCTTTGGGAAAACATCCTGAGTTAGCTACAGCTTATAAACAGGTAGTTCAATCTGATGAGGCGGTAATCTTAAACCCGATCGCTGCTTATGAATTAGAAAGTATAGGTTTGGTAAAGTTAAAGGGAAATGAAACCACTCCTTTGTGTGAATTGTATCGTCTTTACTTCCGCGATCGCCTTCAAGATATTTTCTAA
- the egtC gene encoding ergothioneine biosynthesis protein EgtC, translated as MCRLLGYLGSSIQLDRILIKPNHSLIVQSYQPREMTAGLLNADGFGIGWYNQSKQNRPYTYKNILPIWNDANLPQLANYIESKCYLGYVRSATSNLSVDMINCQPFNHQNLLFVHNGFIDHFRKTLYRPIRNSLDDFAYQRIEGTTDSEHIFALVVNELDNNQNTTLQQALTNTITHLAKLAQPDEICFSANIVLSNGKELAACRYSNRETSPSLYYIKNDSAYPEAVIIASEPMFEGNWISFPEHSIIGVGENLEISLNSLS; from the coding sequence ATGTGTCGATTATTAGGCTATTTAGGTTCATCGATTCAGTTAGACCGTATATTAATTAAGCCAAACCATTCTTTGATTGTCCAAAGCTATCAACCCCGCGAAATGACTGCGGGGTTATTAAATGCTGATGGTTTTGGCATAGGTTGGTACAACCAGTCAAAACAAAATCGACCATACACTTATAAAAACATCTTACCTATTTGGAATGATGCTAATTTACCTCAGTTGGCAAACTACATCGAATCTAAATGTTACTTAGGATATGTGCGGAGTGCGACTTCCAATCTTTCGGTAGATATGATAAATTGTCAGCCTTTTAACCATCAAAATCTTTTGTTTGTTCACAATGGCTTTATCGATCATTTTCGTAAAACCCTTTACCGACCTATCCGCAATAGCCTAGACGATTTTGCCTATCAACGTATTGAAGGCACTACAGATTCAGAACATATTTTTGCCCTGGTAGTTAATGAGCTAGACAATAACCAAAACACTACTCTTCAACAGGCTTTAACTAATACTATTACTCATTTAGCAAAACTAGCCCAACCAGATGAAATATGCTTTTCTGCCAACATAGTTTTGAGTAATGGCAAAGAATTAGCAGCCTGTCGCTATTCTAACCGTGAGACTAGTCCTAGCTTATACTATATAAAAAACGATTCAGCTTATCCAGAAGCAGTAATTATCGCCTCAGAGCCTATGTTTGAGGGTAATTGGATTAGCTTCCCAGAACATAGCATTATTGGTGTAGGAGAAAATCTTGAAATTAGCCTCAATTCCCTTTCATAA
- a CDS encoding SUMF1/EgtB/PvdO family nonheme iron enzyme has translation MKLASIPFHKQSIATELYQTRQNTLDLLSIIDHSFFSHQAHPEFSPIGWHFGHIAFIEAYWILEYLGGYAPLFPEYQRLFSADGLPKQERQHLPSMMVIKDYLQAVRAKVFDYLKIAPVAKQERLWRWLIQHESQHSETITFIWQLHQQAHDLRHNIINFSHSTSQFGSQSLTDKTAKLDAMVKVKAGEFVMGSNAIQALDNEYPAHLVHLDDYWIDRYPVTCGQYYQFIAAGGYQKRHYWSEQGWQWLQQNPVSQPLFWSDNLDWIDHPVCGVSYYEAEAYAKFIDKRLPTEAEWEKAATGASLNSNHHRIIGHTSSVDAYLDSSKYGCRDMLGNVWEWTASWFAAYPNFNNYPYPGYSEVYFDNQHRVLRGGSWATNNSVLRTTFRNWYYPEVRQIFAGFRCVKDR, from the coding sequence TTGAAATTAGCCTCAATTCCCTTTCATAAACAATCTATTGCTACAGAACTATACCAGACTCGCCAGAATACTTTAGATCTGCTGTCCATAATCGATCATTCTTTTTTTTCTCATCAGGCTCATCCAGAGTTTAGTCCTATTGGCTGGCACTTTGGTCATATAGCTTTTATTGAAGCCTACTGGATTTTAGAATACCTTGGCGGATACGCTCCTTTATTTCCTGAGTATCAACGTTTATTCTCTGCCGATGGACTACCAAAACAAGAGCGTCAACATTTACCTAGCATGATGGTCATTAAGGACTATTTGCAAGCTGTTAGAGCCAAAGTATTTGACTATTTAAAAATTGCCCCCGTAGCCAAACAAGAGCGTCTTTGGCGGTGGCTAATTCAACACGAAAGCCAACACAGCGAGACTATTACTTTTATTTGGCAACTGCATCAGCAAGCCCACGATTTGCGCCACAACATAATTAATTTTAGTCACTCAACCTCCCAATTTGGCTCTCAAAGCTTGACTGACAAGACGGCTAAATTAGACGCAATGGTCAAAGTTAAAGCGGGGGAGTTTGTTATGGGTAGTAATGCTATTCAAGCTCTAGACAATGAATATCCTGCTCATCTGGTACACCTAGATGACTACTGGATCGATCGTTATCCCGTAACCTGTGGACAATACTATCAATTCATAGCTGCGGGAGGATATCAAAAGCGTCATTATTGGAGTGAACAAGGTTGGCAATGGCTACAGCAAAACCCCGTTTCTCAGCCTTTATTTTGGTCAGATAACCTAGATTGGATCGATCATCCTGTATGTGGGGTTAGCTATTACGAAGCCGAAGCCTATGCAAAATTTATCGACAAAAGACTACCTACGGAGGCGGAATGGGAAAAAGCGGCAACAGGAGCATCTTTAAACTCAAATCATCACCGTATAATTGGACATACTAGCTCGGTAGATGCTTATCTAGATTCAAGTAAATATGGCTGTCGAGATATGCTAGGTAATGTTTGGGAGTGGACAGCTTCTTGGTTTGCTGCTTATCCAAACTTTAATAATTATCCTTATCCTGGTTATTCAGAAGTTTATTTTGACAATCAACACCGAGTATTGCGGGGCGGTAGTTGGGCTACTAATAATTCAGTGCTAAGAACTACTTTTCGCAATTGGTATTATCCAGAGGTAAGACAGATTTTTGCTGGATTTAGATGTGTCAAAGATCGATAA
- a CDS encoding FAD-dependent oxidoreductase, which produces MNNQTYEVAIIGGGICGTALLYTLSNYTNIKNIALIEKESDIALVNSYTNSNSQTLHFGDIETNYTLAKAKKVNAGASLVKNYLLKTDSQQDIYTKYHKMVLGVGLEQCQKLKDRYQEFKQLFPDLRLLNQADIAAKEPKVLENRSTEEEIIALFTDEGYTVDFNLLARSFLVNSQHKSDKNISLLLNTKVKQITKKNDLYQIKIADKIIQAKTVAIAAGAHSLLFAKSLGYGLNYALLSVAGSFYFAPGVLNGKVYTVQRQKLPFAAIHGDPEVHNSAIARFGPTAKVLPLLERHNYSSILEYFQTAGMSMKAAISFLKILADPVIRNYIALNFIYDFPVIGKRLFIKEVKKIIPAIKLNDLSYAKGYGGVRPQVVNLNTQALEMGEAKIIGDKIIFNITPSPGASTCLQNALEDTARIVDFLAEGYQFDRQQFLTDLASDRAIA; this is translated from the coding sequence ATGAATAATCAAACCTACGAAGTTGCGATCATCGGTGGTGGTATTTGTGGCACAGCTTTACTATATACCCTAAGCAACTATACCAATATTAAGAATATTGCTTTAATCGAAAAAGAATCTGATATTGCTTTAGTTAATTCTTATACTAATAGTAATAGCCAAACTCTTCACTTTGGTGATATTGAAACTAACTATACTTTAGCCAAAGCTAAGAAGGTTAATGCTGGAGCTAGCTTGGTTAAAAACTATTTATTAAAAACCGATAGCCAGCAGGATATTTATACCAAATATCATAAAATGGTCTTAGGAGTTGGTCTAGAGCAGTGCCAAAAATTAAAAGATAGATATCAAGAGTTTAAACAACTTTTTCCTGATCTAAGATTGTTGAATCAGGCAGATATAGCAGCCAAAGAACCAAAAGTTCTGGAAAACAGGTCTACAGAAGAAGAGATTATAGCTCTATTTACCGATGAAGGTTATACAGTAGACTTTAATCTTTTGGCTCGCTCTTTTTTAGTTAATTCTCAGCACAAATCAGATAAGAATATTAGCCTGTTGTTAAATACTAAAGTCAAGCAAATAACTAAAAAAAACGATCTATATCAAATCAAAATTGCAGATAAAATTATTCAAGCCAAAACTGTTGCCATAGCAGCAGGGGCGCATAGTCTATTATTTGCCAAATCCTTGGGCTATGGTCTAAATTACGCTTTGCTTAGTGTGGCGGGAAGTTTTTACTTTGCGCCTGGGGTACTTAATGGCAAAGTATACACTGTACAGCGTCAAAAGCTACCCTTTGCAGCAATTCACGGCGATCCAGAAGTCCATAATAGCGCGATCGCCCGTTTTGGACCAACAGCCAAAGTATTGCCACTATTAGAACGTCATAATTACTCCAGCATACTGGAATATTTTCAAACCGCAGGCATGAGTATGAAAGCAGCGATTAGCTTTTTAAAAATCTTGGCAGATCCAGTTATTCGTAACTATATTGCCCTTAATTTTATTTATGATTTTCCTGTTATTGGCAAAAGACTATTTATCAAAGAAGTAAAGAAAATAATTCCCGCAATCAAGCTAAATGATCTTAGCTATGCTAAGGGATATGGTGGCGTTCGACCACAGGTAGTAAATCTTAATACTCAGGCTTTAGAAATGGGAGAAGCCAAAATTATTGGCGATAAAATTATCTTTAACATTACTCCTTCCCCAGGAGCTTCTACTTGTTTGCAAAACGCCTTAGAAGATACAGCCAGAATAGTTGACTTTTTAGCTGAAGGCTACCAGTTTGATCGTCAACAGTTTTTAACAGACTTAGCTTCTGACAGGGCGATCGCTTAA
- a CDS encoding HD domain-containing protein, with translation MNLTMRSGIPWDSLVEDIVTIFEKKGDCQYGGESISQLEHALQCATLAEAEGSSQELIVASLLHDLGHLLSDTEETSQNDFHGAYKPRPSRTRSAPHEYKAIPQLKKLFGFAVSEPVRLHVEAKRYLCAIDSNYWESLSPASKQSLKWQGRIFSEKEAKAFIALPFAQQAVQLRHWDDEAKVVDLSTRDLNYFVPFLTACIK, from the coding sequence ATGAATCTAACTATGCGAAGCGGTATTCCGTGGGACTCGCTTGTTGAAGATATCGTTACTATTTTTGAAAAAAAAGGCGATTGCCAGTATGGAGGCGAGTCCATTAGTCAACTAGAACACGCTTTGCAGTGTGCAACTTTAGCTGAAGCAGAAGGTTCAAGCCAAGAGTTAATTGTAGCTAGCTTATTACACGATCTGGGTCATCTTCTTTCAGACACGGAGGAAACTAGCCAGAATGACTTTCACGGGGCGTACAAGCCTCGCCCTTCGAGGACGAGGTCAGCCCCTCATGAATATAAAGCAATTCCCCAATTAAAGAAGCTTTTTGGCTTTGCTGTTAGTGAACCAGTCCGTCTTCATGTAGAAGCAAAAAGATATCTTTGTGCGATCGATTCTAACTACTGGGAATCTCTTTCGCCCGCTTCCAAACAAAGTTTAAAGTGGCAAGGTAGAATTTTTTCCGAAAAAGAAGCAAAAGCGTTTATCGCTCTACCTTTTGCCCAACAAGCTGTGCAATTAAGACATTGGGATGACGAAGCAAAAGTTGTTGACTTATCAACTCGCGATCTAAATTATTTTGTTCCTTTTTTAACTGCTTGTATCAAATAA
- a CDS encoding HAD family hydrolase, with protein MSPIQLVVFDMAGTTVRDENEVFDCFMQATQKSGLKADRDRLNSMMGWAKKRVFDTLWTEQIGQDHPDLETKVDDTYAEFKRVLENHYHTQPVQPTEGCWELFAWLKSQGINIALNTGFYREVTDIILQRLGWDKGLDSNYVGSSESIIQATVTPSEIYNNEGRPAPYMIQKAMYKLGIKDPQKVIVIGDTPSDIQAGVNANCGWSLGVTNGTHTREQLETSPHNGLLNSLADLKPLIASL; from the coding sequence ATGTCTCCAATTCAGTTAGTCGTGTTTGATATGGCAGGTACAACGGTCAGAGATGAAAATGAGGTCTTTGACTGTTTTATGCAAGCTACCCAAAAGAGTGGTCTAAAAGCAGATCGAGATCGCCTTAACTCCATGATGGGATGGGCGAAAAAAAGAGTATTTGACACTTTGTGGACAGAACAAATTGGTCAAGATCATCCAGACTTGGAAACGAAAGTAGATGATACATACGCTGAATTTAAAAGAGTTTTAGAAAATCACTACCATACTCAACCAGTACAACCCACAGAAGGATGTTGGGAATTATTTGCTTGGCTTAAGTCTCAAGGGATTAATATCGCTCTTAATACGGGCTTTTATCGCGAAGTTACCGATATCATTTTGCAGCGACTTGGTTGGGATAAAGGTTTAGACAGTAACTATGTCGGTTCATCCGAATCGATTATTCAAGCGACCGTAACTCCATCCGAGATTTACAACAACGAAGGTCGTCCCGCACCCTATATGATTCAAAAAGCGATGTATAAATTGGGTATCAAAGATCCACAAAAGGTAATTGTCATTGGTGATACTCCTTCAGATATTCAAGCAGGAGTTAATGCTAATTGTGGTTGGTCTTTGGGAGTGACTAACGGTACGCATACAAGAGAACAACTGGAAACATCGCCTCATAATGGTTTATTGAATTCTTTGGCAGATCTAAAGCCACTCATAGCTAGTTTGTAA